Proteins from one Candidatus Acidiferrales bacterium genomic window:
- a CDS encoding transposase has translation MELKPIGGVAWARQRQPQRVRATYRRLKGIEQFLGFYDVHADCLNGLFRRRKRIVEVSEAFRRLRRCYPRKRLFVILDNLHNVHDHPRFLALLRRLRIHPVWTPTEASWINLIEAQFGVLKRFTVAHTDDPSHAVRRRRIYRYLRYRHRKLHNLHHPLHRLRSLSPIKLE, from the coding sequence TTGGAACTGAAGCCCATCGGCGGCGTCGCCTGGGCCCGGCAGCGGCAGCCGCAACGGGTGCGCGCTACCTACCGCCGTCTGAAAGGCATCGAACAATTTCTCGGCTTCTATGACGTGCACGCCGATTGTTTGAACGGTCTGTTCCGCCGCCGGAAGCGCATTGTGGAAGTCTCCGAAGCCTTCCGCCGGCTCCGGCGGTGCTATCCCCGGAAGCGGCTGTTCGTGATTTTGGACAACCTGCACAACGTCCATGACCATCCGCGCTTCCTGGCTTTGCTGCGGCGTCTGCGCATCCACCCCGTGTGGACTCCCACCGAAGCTTCGTGGATCAACTTGATCGAAGCGCAGTTTGGAGTCCTGAAGCGCTTCACTGTGGCCCACACCGATGACCCCAGTCATGCCGTCCGCCGCCGACGCATCTACCGCTATCTCCGCTACCGCCATCGAAAACTCCACAACCTGCATCATCCCCTACATCGCCTCCGTTCCCTTAGCCCCATCAAGTTGGAATAG